Proteins co-encoded in one Hyla sarda isolate aHylSar1 chromosome 4, aHylSar1.hap1, whole genome shotgun sequence genomic window:
- the LOC130367264 gene encoding zona pellucida sperm-binding protein 3-like: MELWIRWSCLLVVLLYGSGFSSALGRHRRQSNTWRSNQPEWGSPRRLGQSASGLGSSRSNPWSQTVSGFGSPRGVQSVYGWGSRSLGADYQSRQLPPQSSSSPISVQCNEDSMVVTVKRDFYGNGKLVKPSDLSLGSCPPGAQTTDTVVVFQYGLQDCGNGLAMTLDWLIYSSNIRYSPTSNLPIIRFNSAFVPIQCLYPRHGNVSSNAIKPTWIPFSTTVTSEERLAFSLRLMTADWSAPSQSLVFQLGDMFYIEASLETQNHAPMILFVDSCVATITPDVASTPRYEIISNYGCLVDGTEEDSSSVFVSPRPQADKLRFMVDAFRFTNNAVSLIYITCSLRAAAINQTPDPVNKACSYNKASSSWSPVEGPSGICQCCTTRTCATAGGQRSAWGSSLGRQRRPWKRDVGSQLEEHVLATLGPLLLVTGAEPNQMSRAGTAQASRMSAGHGPLQLWVLVAVGSVTSVVVAVALTVAVKCLLRRLSAKESV; encoded by the exons ATGGAGCTGTGGATCAGGTGGAGTTGTCTCTTAGTGGTTCTGCTCTATGGATCAGGCTTTAGCAGCGCCTTGGGTAGACACAGGCGCCAGTCCAACACTTGGAGAAGTAACCAGCCTGAATGGGGATCTCCTAGAAGACTTGGACAATCTGCCTCTGGATTAGGTTCTTCTAGATCAAACCCTTGGTCTCAGACAGTCTCTGGGTTTGGGTCTCCAAGAGGTGTTCAGTCTGTGTACGGATGGGGCTCCAGGAGTCTTGGCGCAGACTACCAGTCCCGACAGCTTCCAccacaatcctcctcctcccctatcaGTGTGCAGTGTAATGAGGACAGCATGGTGGTGACTGTGAAGAGAGACTTCTATGGGAATGGGAAGCTGGTGAAGCCCTCAGACCTGTCCTTGGGTTCCTGCCCCCCTGGAGCTCAGACTACAGATACTGTTGTGGTCTTTCAATATGGTCTTCAAGACTGCGGGAACGGGTTAGCG ATGACTCTAGACTGGCTGATCTACAGCTCTAATATCCGTTACTCCCCCACCAGCAATTTGCCGATCATAAGGTTCAACTCTGCCTTTGTTCCCATCCAGTGCCTCTATCCAAG ACATGGTAATGTGAGCAGTAACGCCATCAAGCCAACATGGATTCCATTCAGCACCACGGTGACctcagaagagcggctggccttcTCCTTGCGTCTCATGACTG CGGACTGGAGCGCTCCCAGTCAATCCCTGGTCTTCCAGCTTGGTGACATGTTCTACATAGAAGCCTCTCTGGAGACCCAGAACCATGCCCCAATGATCCTGTTTGTGGAcagttgtgtggccaccattacccCAGATGTGGCCTCCACTCCTCGCTATGAGATCATCTCTAACTATGG GTGCTTGGTGGATGGGACGGAAGAAGATTCCTCTTCAGTCTTTGTTTCTCCAAGACCCCAAGCAGACAAGCTTCGCTTCATGGTGGATGCCTTCAGGTTCACCAACAATGCTGTCTCTCTG ATCTATATCACCTGTTCCCTGAGAGCTGCTGCCATCAACCAGACCCCTGACCCAGTGAACAAGGCCTGCTCCTACAACAAGGCATCCAGCAG TTGGTCACCTGTGGAAGGACCAAGTGGGATCTGTCAGTGCTGCACCACCAGGAcctgtgctactgctgggggccaGAGATCAGCATGGGGATCATCCCTTGGGAGGCAAAGAAGACCTTGGAAGAGAGATGTTG GTTCTCAACTGGAGGAACATGTCCTGGCCACACTGGGTCCTCTTCTTCTAGTGACCGGAGCTGAGCCTAACCAGATGTCCCGAGCAGGAACCGCCCAAGCTTCCAGGATGAGTGCAGGACATGGACCTCTACAGCTGTGGGTGCTGGTGGCCGTGGGATCTGTCACTTCAGTGGTTGTTGCCGTGGCTCTTACTGTGGCTGTGAAATGTCTTCTGAGAAGATTATCTGCTAAAGAATCTGTGTAG
- the LOC130367265 gene encoding zona pellucida sperm-binding protein 3-like, whose translation MGEGYKAQLPPPSPHVTCPVVRMELWIRWSCLLVVLLYGSGFSSALGRHRRQSNTWRSNQPEWGSPRRLGQSASGLGSSRSNPWSQTGSVSGVGSARGFLPVSGWGPGFGRGDYQSRQLPPQSSSSPISVQCNEDSMVVTVKRDFYGNGKLVKPSDLSLGSCPPGAQTTDPVVVFQNDLQDCGNILEMTPDLLIYNSALRYTPTTSSNVPIIRSNSAVVPIQCFYPRHGNVSSNAIKPTWIPFSTTVTLEERLAFSLRLMTADWSAPSPSLVFQLGDMFYIEASLETQNHAPMILFVDSCVATITPDVASTPRYEIISNHGCLVDGTEEDSSSVFVSPRPQADKLRFMVDAFRFTNNAASLIYITCSLRAAAINQTPDPGNKACSYNKASNSWSPVEGPSGICQCCTTGTCATAGGQRSAWGSSLGRQRRPWKRDVGSHVEEHGLATLGPLLLVTGAEPNQMSRAGTAQASRMSAGHGPLQLWVLVAVGSVTSVVVAVALTVAVKCLLRRSSAKESV comes from the exons atgggggaggggtatAAAGCTCAGCTCCCTCCACCCTCTCCTCATGTGACTTGTCCTGTAGTCAGGATGGAGCTGTGGATCAGGTGGAGTTGTCTCTTAGTGGTTCTGCTCTATGGATCAGGCTTTAGCAGTGCCTTGGGTAGACACCGGCGCCAGTCCAACACTTGGAGAAGTAACCAGCCTGAATGGGGATCTCCTAGAAGACTTGGACAATCTGCCTCTGGATTAGGTTCTTCTAGATCAAACCCTTGGTCTCAGACTGGTTCAGTCTCTGGTGTTGGGTCTGCGAGAGGTTTTCTGCCGGTGTCTGGATGGGGCCCTGGGTTTGGTAGAGGAGACTACCAGTCCCGACAGCTTCCAccacaatcctcctcctcccctatcaGTGTGCAGTGTAATGAGGACAGCATGGTGGTGACTGTGAAGAGAGACTTCTATGGGAATGGGAAGCTGGTGAAGCCCTCAGACCTGTCCTTGGGTTCCTGCCCCCCTGGAGCTCAGACTACAGATCCTGTTGTGGTTTTCCAAAATGACCTTCAAGACTGTGGGAACATCTTAGAG ATGACTCCAGACTTGCTGATCTACAACTCCGCCCTACGCTACACCCCCACCACCTCCAGCAATGTGCCCATCATCAGGTCCAACTCTGCTGTGGTTCCCATTCAGTGCTTCTACCCAAG ACACGGTAATGTGAGCAGTAACGCCATCAAGCCAACATGGATTCCATTCAGCACCACGGTGAccttagaagagcggctggccttcTCTTTGCGTCTCATGACTG CGGACTGGAGCGCTCCCAGTCCATCCCTGGTCTTCCAGCTTGGTGACATGTTCTACATAGAAGCCTCTCTGGAGACCCAGAACCATGCCCCAATGATCCTGTTTGTGGAcagttgtgtggccaccattacccCAGATGTGGCCTCCACTCCTCGCTATGAGATCATCTCTAACCATGG GTGCTTGGTGGATGGGACGGAAGAAGATTCCTCTTCAGTCTTTGTTTCTCCAAGACCCCAAGCAGACAAGCTTCGCTTCATGGTGGATGCCTTCAGGTTCACCAACAATGCTGCCTCTCTG ATCTATATCACCTGTTCCCTGAGAGCTGCTGCCATCAACCAGACCCCTGACCCAGGGAACAAGGCCTGCTCCTACAACAAGGCATCCAACAG TTGGTCACCTGTGGAAGGACCAAGTGGGATCTGTCAGTGCTGCACCACCGGGAcctgtgctactgctgggggccaGAGATCAGCATGGGGCTCATCCCTTGGGAGGCAAAGAAGACCTTGGAAGAGAGATGTTG GTTCTCATGTGGAGGAACATGGCCTGGCCACACTGGGTCCTCTTCTTCTAGTGACCGGAGCTGAGCCTAACCAGATGTCCCGAGCAGGAACCGCCCAAGCTTCCAGGATGAGTGCGGGACATGGACCTCTACAGCTGTGGGTGCTGGTGGCCGTGGGATCTGTCACTTCAGTGGTTGTTGCCGTGGCTCTTACTGTGGCTGTGAAATGTCTTCTGAGAAGATCTTCTGCTAAAGAATCTGTGTAG